A genomic window from Daphnia carinata strain CSIRO-1 chromosome 9, CSIRO_AGI_Dcar_HiC_V3, whole genome shotgun sequence includes:
- the LOC130700821 gene encoding BTB/POZ domain-containing protein 6-B-like, translating to MGLSASKKKASALTKSSFSRAKATKDIKGTMDFSGQLGTLHSQYRMQTDSGNESAGSEDDDDVIFHVGLETVMRIPARKSILSKRNEVFQAMFCGPYTQARENLRRRQLSSNGDSTPQPNHLTSTPDQIYDPDVDGRAFKNLISFLYGETVELRSVMTALETLHAAEKYLCDGLMKICATYLVGQLNPQNVLFIYQRTSMYPGADYQQSPSSNVDNRPSAPPLEDCSAPSGESQQQNANLQTQSRSSWCSFLMNSCLEFIDKNASAVLCSEEFEELDAVKVESIVRRDGLHLENESEVLTALIRWSVFECHRRQLDPRPNNQRHVLGHLVWHVRFWVMSANELQQAATILETLEPGELIKTLRACSTNQDMVNRLKDPSHFPFIVTQPRIYLSSRAATAHSGSKELNKNMTSSKTCLTEKLFICLACIFE from the exons tcTAGTTTTTCACGCGCCAAAGCAACTAAGGACATCAAAGGGACCATGGATTTTAGCGGTCAACTTGGAACACTTCATTCGCAATACCg AATGCAGACGGATTCAGGAAATGAGTCGGCTGGATCAGAAGACGATGACGACGTCATCTTCCATGTTGGTCTAGAGACTGTGATGCGAATACCGGCCAGAAAATCGATTCTTTCCAAAAGAAATGAGGTCTTTCAAGCAATGTTCTGCGGGCCGTACACACAAGCTCGTGAAAACCTACGACGTCGTCAATTATCGTCCAACGGTGACTCAACGCCGCAGCCCAATCACTTAACGTCGACCCCAGATCAAATTTACGATCCAGATGTTGACGGAAGAGCTTTCAAGAATCTGATCAG TTTCCTATACGGTGAAACCGTGGAACTTCGTTCAGTAATGACAGCTCTCGAAACCCTACACGCGGCTGAGAAATATCTTTGTGATGGATTAATGAAGATTTGTGCAACATATTTAGTGGGCCAACTCAATCCCCAAAACGTACTATTCATTTATCAGAGGACTTCCATGTATCCCGGAGCTGACTACCAACAAAGCCCGTCTTCCAACGTGGACAATAGGCCGAGTGCCCCACCGTTAGAAGACTGTAGCGCCCCTAGTGGAGAATCTCAgcaacaaaatgcaaatttacAAACGCAGTCGAGATCGAGTTGGTGTTCGTTTTTGATGAACAGCTGCCTCGAGTTTATCGACAAAAATGCATCAGCCGTTCTTTGTTCAGAG gaatttgaagaactgGATGCGGTTAAAGTGGAGTCTATCGTCAGACGAGACGGACTTCATCTCGAAAACGAAAGTGAAGTGCTCACGGCTCTGATACGTTGGTCCGTTTTCGAATGTCATCGCCGCCAGTTGGATCCCAGGCCCAATAATCAGAGACACGTTTTAGGTCATCTTGTATGGCACGTCCGCTTTTGGGTGATGTCAGCCAACGAGTTGCAACAAGCAGCAACGATTTTAGAAACACTTGAACCTGGAGAGCTTATTAAAACCCTGCGAGCATGCAGCACCAATCAAGACATGGTTAACAGGTTAAAAGATCCTAGTCATTTCCCATTTATTGTTACACAGCCAAGGATATACCTGAGTTCTAGAGCTGCTACAGCTCATTCTGGGTCAaaggaactgaacaaaaaTATGACAAGTTCAAAGACCTGTCTAACAGAGAAGCTTTTTATTTGTCTAGCCTgtatttttgaatga